The Episyrphus balteatus chromosome 4, idEpiBalt1.1, whole genome shotgun sequence genome includes a window with the following:
- the LOC129918744 gene encoding uncharacterized protein LOC129918744, translating into MLKLIVCFSVLFVVSFVTADYDFNDSDFNELIFQDLTTEIEDKPLRVRRGADVESASDNPKDSHRKKAKEEKDAHCCSGEKGNPQEIEAAKEVKNKCIAEIRGESGTDDELGYDPLSCEGVQAMREKTICAAECIVKKLNLLDVNGEFKRDALLNHTRKLIGESKWKTPVLEEYLDGCLSSLKNSTTTSTEVEKEKSEKQSCNTAPLELHHCMWKKFVEGCPVEQQIDSKKCRKVRERLTKGDTSYAEKTFKKLFKHRH; encoded by the exons ATGTTAAAACTTATTGTGTGTTTTTCGGTCTTATTTGTTGTTTCCTTCGTTACAGCTGATTATGACTTCAATGATTCTGATTTTA ATGAACTGATTTTCCAAGATCTAACAACAGAAATTGAAGATAAGCCACTTCGAGTTAGACGTGGCGCTGATGTAGAATCTGCATCAGATAATCCAAAAGATAGTCATCGAAAGAAagctaaagaagaaaaagatgCTCATTGTTGTAGTGGCGAAAAGGGTAACCCTCAAGAAATAGAAGCTGCAAAAGAGGTCAAAAATAAGTGTATTGCTGAAATTCGTGGTGAGAGTGGAACCG ACGATGAACTAGGCTATGATCCACTCAGCTGTGAAGGCGTTCAAGCTATGAGGGAGAAAACAATTTGTGCTGCTGAATGTATCGTTAAGAAGTTGAATTTACTAGACGTTAATGGGGAATTTAAGCGTGATGCATTATTAAATCATACACGCAAGTTAATTGGCGAAAGTAAATGGAAGACACCGGTGTTGGAGGAATATCTTGATGGATGTTTGAGTTCATTGAAAAACTCCACaacaacttctacagaagttgAAAAAGAGAAGAGTGAAAAACAATCATGTAATACAGCACCATTGGAATTGCATCATTGCATGTGGAAGAAATTTGTTGAAGGTTGTCCAGTAGAGCAACAAATCGATAGCAAAAAATGCAGAAAGGTTAGGGAACGTTTGACAAAAGGTGATACTTCTTATGCTGAGAAGACTTTTAAGAAACTTTTTAAACATCGTCATTGA
- the LOC129919474 gene encoding uncharacterized protein LOC129919474 has product MFKVFVCVFVLAVAAVSADYDFKDSEFNELLFDDFQSALDDEEALRFRRDTETADGHKECMREKHNKDKNNFCCNGKADEAHLEVMKEVRKECMAQVRGPNPTSYDPFDCEQVKAMKEQCVCTAECISKRFNLIDEHGELKRELVLVNLRAKLGDQTQWKPEAIEGLVDNCLGELNATKEMEAKKNESLEKESREEKVGCNPYPLQFYHCFWREAVQRCPAELQSDHGKCKKIREALAKGDKSIKPFLHHFGPHGDDKKSWD; this is encoded by the exons ATGTTTAAGGTATTCGTTTGTGTTTTTGTGTTGGCTGTGGCAGCTGTTAGTGCTGACTACGATTTTAAAGATTCCGAATTCA atgaACTTTTATTCGATGATTTTCAATCGGCTCTTGATGATGAGGAGGCTTTGAGATTCCGTCGTGACACTGAAACAGCTGATGGCCATAAAGAATGCATGAGGGAAAAGCACAATAAGGATAAAAATAACTTCTGCTGTAATGGAAAAGCTGACGAAGCTCATTTAGAAGTCATGAAGGAGGTCAGAAAAGAATGCATGGCTCAAGTTCGTGGTCCAAATC CAACTAGCTATGATCCTTTTGACTGTGAACAAGTTAAAGCAATGAAAGAACAATGCGTTTGTACTGCTGAATGCATTTCTAAGCGATTCAATCTCATCGACGAACATGGTGAATTGAAACGTGAATTGGTTTTGGTTAATCTTCGTGCCAAGCTTGGTGACCAAACCCAATGGAAACCAGAAGCTATCGAAGGATTAGTTGATAACTGTTTAGGTGAATTGAATGCTACCAAGGAAATGGAAGCTAagaaaaatgaatcattggaAAAAGAAAGCAGAGAAGAAAAAGTCGGATGCAATCCATATCCTTTACAATTCTATCATTGTTTCTGGAGAGAGGCTGTCCAAAGGTGTCCAGCTGAATTACAAAGTGACCATGGCAAATGCAAGAAAATCAGGGAAGCATTGGCTAAGGGAGATAAATCAATTAAGCCGTTCCTTCATCATTTTGGACCACATGGTGATGATAAGAAAAGTTGGGATTAg